From the genome of Mycobacteriales bacterium:
ATCTTCGACTACGCCGACCCGGACCACGGCGTGGACGTCGTCGCGGCCATCTCCGACGAGCAGATCGAGGCGTTCCTCGGGGTGTTCCCGGAGTTCCCGCGCGACCACGTGGTCCGCTCCCACAACGGCTACAACCAGGACGTCTTCCACAGGCTCCCCGGCACGTACGAGGACCGCGCACGGGTGCTGGCCGGGTTCACCACCCAGCCGGCGCTGGGCACCGGGCGGACGGCCCAGCCGGTCGTGCCGGCCGGTGGGTTCGACGCGGTGGTGATGTTCTGCGGGAAGTTCGCGGACTGGAAGCGGCTGGACGCGCTGCTGCGCGCGGCCGCGGTCTACGAGCAGCGGGAGGACCGCCGGATCCTCACGCTGGTCGTGGGTTCCGGGCCGATCGAGGCCCAGATCCAGATGCAGGACCTGGCCGACGAGCTCGGGCTGCGCCGGACGTACTTCCTCGGGCCGCGCCCGCAGGACGAGCTGGCGGTGCTGTTCAACTGCGCCGACATCGGCTGCTTCCCGTCGTACCGGGAGCCGTTCGGGCTGGTGTTCATCGAGTGCATGGCCTGCGGGACGCCGGTGATCGGCGCCGACTCGGGCGGTCCGCGGGACTTCGTCACCTCCGCGGTCGGCACGCTGGTGCCGGAGACCGACGACCGCGCGGCGCTGTCGGCGTCCCTGGCCGCGACGGTGGGTCAGGCGTTCGACGAGGACTGGAAGAAGGTCAAGGGACCGGTCGCGGAGACGTACGCGCGGGAGAACTTCAGCGTCGTGTACCAGGTCTCCGAGCTGCTCGCCGCCATCAACCGCCTCACGGGCTGAACCCCGACGCCCCGGACCTTCGACCTCGCGCCGCGCGGACCGTGACCCGTGTCGTGCGGATGGGGACCGGGCTAGTCGGCGTCGGTGGCGGCGGGGGGCGTGACGGCGGCGAGGAGGCGGGTGGCGGCGTCGCGGACGGTCTGGCGTTCCTCGTCGGTCAGCTCGGCGGCGCGCTGCTCGACGACCCAGGCCGCGCGGGGCAGGTCGAGCACGATCCACGGGGTCAGCCGTTCGCCCGGCGACCACTCCAGTGACATGCGCTCCGGTTCCATCGCCCGAGTGTGATCCACCCGGACGTCCCGGTCGAGGGGCCGTACGGTCGGGCGGTGTCGACGGTGGGGTGGATCTGCCGGCCGAGGCGGTGAACACGGCGGTCGCGGGGGTGACGGACTGGCGGCGGCCCTCGCAGCGGGAGACCGACCTGGGCGCTCGGGAGATCGCCGAGCTGGTGCCCGACCGGCGACGGCCGGGCAGCCGGTTGCGGCCGCGACGGAGGCCTGGATCGCCCTGCCCACAGGAGATCTCGCCGAACTCCTCAGAGGGCGCGGTTGACCTCGGCGGCGAAGGCGACGAACGACTCCGGGTCGGGTTCGTCGGCGGTCGGCTGGAGGACGACCGTGTCGGCGCCGGCCTCGGCCCAGCGGGCCACCTGC
Proteins encoded in this window:
- a CDS encoding glycosyltransferase, which translates into the protein MGDRLIFQLGTNNWQRDGEFAPGSGILHEAHHHAYNALPGIRAYSMYPSRRQRFQQEDVRVFELDHDIPICESISPVSSYRWHSMSEAEVAAYRLRLTNAVADWIDEIEARTGDTFELAIAHHAFMNTVVLRDVNRRRVASGRNRMTVVCFAHGTELKMYANERAGDQPEEFPLRFLPFMQQEKIFDYADPDHGVDVVAAISDEQIEAFLGVFPEFPRDHVVRSHNGYNQDVFHRLPGTYEDRARVLAGFTTQPALGTGRTAQPVVPAGGFDAVVMFCGKFADWKRLDALLRAAAVYEQREDRRILTLVVGSGPIEAQIQMQDLADELGLRRTYFLGPRPQDELAVLFNCADIGCFPSYREPFGLVFIECMACGTPVIGADSGGPRDFVTSAVGTLVPETDDRAALSASLAATVGQAFDEDWKKVKGPVAETYARENFSVVYQVSELLAAINRLTG